The DNA region TGATTCTCCACTACTGCATTATGTGCAGCATCGTGATTATTTTTTGCATCATTATACATCCCAACCTTCTTCTTAAACTTGTAACCAGGAGGATATCCCACAATTCTATAACAAACTGCAGTCATATGCCCTGGTATCGTACAGTTATCACAGAATGCATTAGGATCATATCCTTTTTTGTTAAACTTCTGATAATTGCCTTGTGGAGCTCTTGTAGTCATCAAAGCAGCAGTGTCATTGTGATTAACAACTGTTTGCATAGCAGTCAAAGTTTTCTGGTTTTCCCTTTCTGTCAACATTGAATATGCCTTATTAACAGAAGGAACAGGATCCATCATCAATATCTGTCCTCTTGCTTGTTCATATGATTCATCAAGTCCCATTAGAAATTGTCATAGCTTTTGTTTTCTCATGAAAGCAACAAAATCCTTGGATTTCGCACAACCACACGCAGGAGTAGGGATCAAGCTATCAAATTCTGCCCATAGAGCACGAATCCTAGAGAAATACACAACAATGCTGCTAGTACCCTGGCTTATTGTGGCTATGTCCCTATGCAATTGATATATCCTAGAATCATCTACCTTATCAAATTGCTCCTTCAAATCTAACCAAACTTCACATGCATTTGTAGAGTATACAATTCCACTCAACAAATCAGAAGATACACAATTCATAATCCATGAAAAAACAATAGCATTGCATCTATCCCATACTTCTACTAAATTTGGACCATAACTTTCTCTTTTGCAGGTGCCGTTCACAAAACCAAGTTTATTTCGACCTAGAATTGCGATAAACATACCTCTGCTCCATATCGAATAGTTTTCAGGTCCAGTTAGCTTTAACGAGATCAATATTGTTCCTGAGTTATCATTTGGCTGCAAAAATAAGGGACGATTCACTACAAAAAAACACTTAAATTGCGGGGGTTATTTTTAAGGTTTGCGGCGGTTTGAAATCCCCGCAATGTGTTGTTGCGGCAGTTGTCAAAACCCCCATAATAACAGCTGTCGCAATCAATTAGCGGCGGTTTTTTGCTGAACACCAGAACTAATTTGCGGCGGTCATTTTACGGCAGTTGACCCccataattttaaaatttaatcttttaaaaataattcTCAATGACAGATTGCGGCGGTTTAGAACCtccgcaatacatatatatattttttttttaaaaaaattaacttaTATTATCGATTACAAAATCACTAATTAAGCTAGAAATCATAATCAAAGCAAAAAAACGTTAAAACTTTAAGAGACATCGATAACATATCGTAAAATCACAAATGTTATCATAAAGTATCATTAGTTTTTGAAACTAAAAATTTAAGTAGCATTATCAGATCACTCAAAAACTAAATTTAAACACAATACATTCACTCCAGCATTCTAACATCCGTTCCTaccaaacaatacaatgaaatcaaCGGTTGTCACTAGGATTACTATCACCGCATGATCTTCTTGCATCCATGGGCGAAAGGGATCCACTCGCCGCATCACTTGGCTGCATAATGAAAAGCATAGAAATAGAGTTAGCTACTATCCTGATAACACCACAACTCTTTATTCAAGTTTAATTTGGAAATTCAACTGCTCATACAGTAGATAATTATGAATCTGTCGCTCAAATAGTGGTAGCTGAAAACCTTAATAAAATGGGTGACTTTCACATACAGCCACATTTTGGACCCAGGCTCGCCAAAATGACGCATTAAATTCAAGCAGGTCTTTGACCACTTGGTGTCTATATTAATATGTAAATTTTGTTTGAACGAATGCAAAATTTCATTCGTTCAAGCAATTATGGAGCCATTTTGATAAGTTTACTGCATGATGGACCAGATAAGACTTCGTATAATTCCAAAGTTTTCTATTTCTTTACCAAAGATATTAATACCAAACGGTATTAATATCTCGTACCGAACCCGAAACCGAATACCATAATTCTGAAATTTTACACCTGAATACCGCACCGAATACTATTACCGAATATCGAATTACCAAAATTCTCGGTTCGGTTTGGTAATTCGGGTATTGGGTGAAAATAGCTCTATCATATATTCTCTTAAATTGCTACTAGTAGCAGTATCTATTAAAAAAAAGGTAATTAGGTCCTATTTTGGTACATGACAGTAAAATTATCTTTATTTATCTAACAAAATAGTAGTATACTACTGCAGTATAGTTTTTTTGACTTTTTATTTGGTGGCCAAAAGAGAGAGTATTAATTTTACTGCTTAGCCGTTCCAAAAGTGTGAGTGAAATACGAGCAAACAAAACCTCCTCCACAAAAACCACATGACTCACAGCAGCTAACAGTAGATGCGTTAGCCAAAAGGGGGGAAATGAAGTATTCGTATGTTGGGGCTCTAGGAAGAACAATGGCTTTATCATTATCTTCTTCACGCTCTCTCTTCACTTCCTCTAAATCCCTTTCTCCTCTCAATAGCACCTTTTCTTGCTTCCCAATTCGTCAAATCAGCAGTGTTTTTCTTCTTTATCCGTCCAAGAACAACACTAGTACTAGGAACAAGTTGCTGAGATGTCGGAATTGCTAACATCTAACTTTTAGTGAGTGATCTCAGGACTAGGAACTCTTATCTATTATTTTAGTACACAACAAACCAGAATGTACTACTCTATTTTTACTCTCTGTTTGCTTGTTTCTTATGCAGCTTCAATTTGTTACACAACAAACCAGACTTCATTGACACATTGACACAAACCAGACTTTATTACTCTCTGTTTTTACTCTCTGTTCTACTCTGTTTTTTTTCCTAGGAAAGGACCATCATATTACAATTGGATCATCTGAATGCCGATATTGTTTTTCCGGACACAAAATAAACCAACATACAATAACAGCCACAACAATCTCGTCATTTTTCAAAGAGAAATCAAATCCAAAAAATTTCAGACCAATTAAATGAAAAAGAAATGAAGAACTTTACTTACTGTTGTAGGAGAAACCGCCGAAGAAGAAGCAAAGAACCCCGCAAACTGTTCTGGTATCGTCCCTTCTTTCATTATCATATATGCCTTGAAAGCATTCATCATTTTTTCCTGAGCATTTATCATTTTCTTATGGTTCTGTTGACATTGGGACGAACATGAACCTTCACTTCTTGAAGCACTTGTACCGCCGAAACGAGGTCTTGCTTGTTTAAAAACTTTACTGGGGATAGGTCCTAATCCCAAGCACCTCACCCTCCCAGAGTGCTCTTCTCCTAGCACCTTGCCAACGACATCATTTCGCGAAATTTGAGACTCGTCTATGGTGCTTTGGCTTAAAGCTAACTCAATTTTTTCCTACACATACAAAACTCATTGTCACAAATAAACCAATAGGAATGCATGAAATTAAAGAAGACAGAACTTAAGAGACATGGCTTTTAACTATGAAGCAGAATATGTGAGCTCATTAATTTTTAACCCATAAGATGGAAAAACTTTAACTTGATTCCTTAAACTTAGGATACAAAGCAAAGAGATGGGATTCTAAggacaaatttgaaaaaaaataactTCAAACAATGAAACAGAGAGCATAGAATCAGATCATATTGCTATATTAATACTACTCCAGTTTATTAATATTCATAGCTATAGCTTATGCTTAAAGACCTTGAACAAAAAACTTCAATCAGATGACCACCGATCAGTTTTTCATATACAAAAATCAGCATTAGCTCACTTCAATTATCTGCCCTACTCCCCAATCCTCATGATTTGTTTCTTGAGATAAGTTGAGAATTCACAGAAACTTACGCATATTTCTTTTGCTGCTTCATTAACATATACTCCATCTTGATTCTTATGAGTAGCAAGGTATATTTGTGCTCGTCCAGGCCTTTGTCCAGTCTGAGCCATctataaataaaaatcaaatcagAATTATTTACTACATAGAAATAATTACATAGCAAGTTAATTTACTCACCATTTCAGCCCTTCTCGTAGCATTGGCTTTGGCTTTGGTTAAACAATCTGGATTTAAGAGGGTCCTAACACAGCGAAAAGTTTGTTCTTTCAGGCAATTTGTCAAACACCTCCAAGGAAAGTTTGATAGCAGTTCCATTCTTACTTTGAAAAGCTTAAAACAGTTTAAAATAAAGAATAAACCATGAAAACAGCGAAGCAGCTGAACACGCACAACAGAGGTGTAGAGATTTATCACCAATTAGCCAAAACATTTAGGTGAAAGTAAGCTAAATCTTCCATGGAAGACTCAAAACACAGAAAAGAGCATTCTTCAATTTAAAACTCAACACAATGACAAATCTAATAAATAACACTGATAATCAGAAAAGATGGAAAAATAAAGAGGAAATCGGGAAAAAAACTCACCTAATAACTGAGCAGTGAAGACACGCAGCAAAACGATCAAAATATGAAGAAGAGCCTGGTAAAACCCAAAAAATTAGTGAAGTCATATTATTCATTAATCAGCGATTGAAGTGTCAATCTTTAAAAAATCATAGGTGTTTGAACATATAATCACATGAAAACATTAAGAAAGGGGAAAATCCATATACTGAAATACCAAAAATCAGAAGATACTTGAGATAATAGATAGATTAGTAGAAGTAGTAGCAGTAGAAGACAAAGGTGGAAAAAAAATGAGGGACACATTAGAAAAATTcacacaaaaaaattaattttgagaAATTTGAGCTAAAAGTTGCGTGCCCTTTTGTTTGTAGAATGTTGAGAATATTGAGAATTTTGAGCAAAAATTTACCTTTGAGATCAATGTTTGGACCAATTTTGTTCAAAAACTCCAGCTTCTATTTAAAACTGATTTCGTACCCATGTTTGGACCAATTTCAATTGACGTTTGAGAAAGGATATTTCAAAGTTACAAATGCAATTCATTAGAATGAGTCTAATGGTTTTGTTGAGTCTGTTTGGTCTAGTTCGAAATTTGTATCATATTTGCAGAAATAAAAAGTAGTGAGAGAGGCAGAGGGTTTTGAGAGAGAGGGAAAAGATAAGGTAAAATTTTTCAGAGAAAaaagagccaaaaaaaaaaaaagtgagggaaAAGTTGCGCGCTATTTTTTTTCCCAGATGGTGGAGGTTCCAAACCCCCGCTAGTTTCTTTTATTTGTGTCAGACATGTAAACCCCCACTATTTAATGAAATTTGCAGGGGTTGTAGCTGACCCCGCTATTAAACCGCCGCAATTTAAACATTTTTTTGTAGTTTTGGCCTGAAGAAATCCATATTGTTTAGATATTTTTCAGGCAGACCAATCACTTGTATTGTTTTTTAGTATGTTCCTATGCTCATTCTTAGAGAATAGAGAAAACTCTTGGCAGCCATATGGAGCAACAAGCTATTGCAATTGATGAAGAACAATGTGAAATTGTGATATGGAGCTTTAGCCTTTAAGAAACAATATGATCTAGAATACTTCTTATGTAATATTTAAATGTATATATTATACTAACTCCTTCATTTTCGACACTGGTTTAATAGGCGGCTACTTTACGAGCAGTGGAACCAAGCATGACACGAGGGTGAAGTTATGgaaataaggttaagaagtgagTAACTTTATACCCCATTCGTTGAAGAAAATATTGAGGTTTCATCTGACCGAGTTAGTAAATGATAGGTTAAGGGGTGCTGTTTTTAGAGGaattgtattattttcttgatcGGCTCTTAGTACAAAATTGTCATAAAACATCAACTTTTCCTGCAAAAAATGTCGTAAGTTTCAACATACCAATTTGATCAATCTATCCAGTGCCTAAAAAGATAAACGTTCCTGCAAAGATGATTGACGTGGTGCTGAACTGGAGGCCGCACAAAACTATCAGTTCACACAACCATGTCGCGGGCACATGCTTTTgaggttttctttttctttcgacattttacgatttttttttttttaattgttcgAGCATGCGCATGTACATGAAACATTTGTCTACAATGAAAAAGTTGATTTTAAATAACCTGCAAGGGATGATCCATTTTCTTTTTTCCATGTGAAGTCTTTAGATATCGCATATCTTCATTTTGTATTAGTAACTTATCTTGAAAGAAATTAGAAGAGGTTATATTTTCACATTCTCTTTACTTTGTATTCTTTTGAAAACTATATGATGATCATATTCTTCCTCAATTTTCCCTCATATATTTAAACGGTTGTCATGTTTGTGGACATGTAACATGAAAACTGAGAAAtgtcaactatatatatatatatatatatttcttggtcCAACGATTTCCCTTCTTATATGAGGTTCTATAGAACGAGACGTCTTTGCTGCTCATACCTAATCACTCTTTTAGATTACTGATTTTGTTGGTTAAGCTTTGGAGATCATGTTGTAGTCTCTATTTAATTTTTATGAATTATTGGTTCTTTTTAAATGTTAAGTTTGGTGAATGTTTGGACTGCCTTCAAAAACGCCTATTATTTTACAGGATTCAAATACACTACTATTAGTCAGGAGAACATAAAATTGTGGATTAGAtagtaatttttattttatttttaggatTTAAGTGAAATTGGTTTTGGTTTTACGAATATCTTTTAATAATTTTGAATGTTCTTTTTGTACAATTAGTGAAGTGCATAGTCAAATGTCAGACAATAATCATATTTCCATTTAACAAAACTTTTAGTTTCTATTACTTATTTTTCAACCTGAAATGTTAGATGTATATCTCAcaaaagcatacttcaaatggCAAGATAATGCATTAAAGATTAGGCACAACACAAATTTTTTAAAAGCTGTGTTGCAATAGCATGAGAAGGTGGTCAATATAATAATGTTTTGTCTGTTTGTCTTTCATTTATACATATTTTTACCCTTCTAATTTATAATAATtgctaataattttatttttgggtaattcttatttttgtttaaatatttttattattaatatcCTTGAGTGTCCTTAATTATATAAAACTTAAATCAAACCTCACTGAAAATATACAATACATAAAAGTGTGCAAAGGTTATATGAACCACATATATGTTATTTACAAATGTTTTCCTTCTCATAAAAAAAGAGAGAGTATATGAATTCCTTATTAGCTCGATGGTTATTTATAAGTTTAGTGAACTTCTATAAAACCACGCGCGGGCATATTTACGAGTAAGGATATAAAAAAAATGCACAATGAGTCAGCTAATGATAAACGGATGACATGATAGGACACTTTGGCTCCTCCTTATTAATTCACATTCATCCTATGGAGAAGTCGAGAAGGCTTAATTAGATCTCATTTCCTTTAGTAATATCTATTCAATGTTTTGGAGAAGTCGAGAAGGCTTAATTGCTTTATTTTGCCCTATTGTCGTATTAACTCTTAAAATGTCTACATTCATCTAATCAATTCAAGTTAATTTACCCAAGTATTCATATCTTAATGAATTATATATTAACCAGCCTTCTCGTCCCTTCTCTGAAAATGGAGAATCTAAGGGCTTGTAATTTGAATAGTGATGCAAAATCGTGCTTTTTGAGGTGGGGGTCAAGAAGCAAGAAGCAAGTAGATGTACTCTTGGTATgcagattgttttttttttttttttttttttttttttttttttttttttgtggtgttgTTACTTTTTGCACTATACTGAAATTATATCACTTTCTAAATAATCAATTATTCTCTAGAGGGTTGGACCTGTAAGTACTTGGGATCATGTTTAGTATGTTTACTTCGTATGGAAGATCATTATTCGTATAGCTACGACTTTTTTAATGCGAAGAGCAAGTTATATAGTCCTATTTAATTGTTCTAATCATCTTTTCATATTTGATATAGTGTTAATCTTTATTGTTCTGGACAAAGGAACTTTGTATATACGGTATTCTAGACCATGAAGTCCTTGATTTTGAaaaggttgtgtttgtgcatgataaatagtgtaaatatgtagtaaaagaatattttgtaaatcttctattttaggttagtatagtttgtatcctaataggacattgtaactatggtatatttaccaactcaatcaatgagaataatcacggaattaatctctttcatgatatcagatactagggtttcttttccttctcttccgctgccctaattctccgacgtcctctacccacttttccgacgtcttcttcttcttcttcttcttcttcttcttcttcttcttcttcttcttcttcttcttcttcgatttccgtccatttttcttgccttccatcaatggcagacaccaagtttcatcctgctttggctgtctccaacatcaagaatcacatcccaatcattcttgagatggaaacggatcattattcggcttgggccgaattattcaaacttcatgcccggtctcaccgtgtccttttccacattctgccaaccggaaaggagaaggctcctaccaccgacgacgaaaaggagttgtggtccactttggatgccacggtacttTAATGGggatatgcaaccatctccacggacttattgcatacaatcatcgaagaagacctatcggcaaaggaggcctaggatcgcctccgtaatctttttcaagacaacaaaaactcccgtgccgttgctttggaacatgatttctctcatgtcaagatgcgggattttccaaacgcttcggcgtattgccaacgtctcaagaccttggccgatcaacttaagagtgtgggggctccggtgaccgacaaccgcctcgttctccaactggtggctggactcccagaggcatacaagaatttgggtacctacatccgccaaagtaagcctcttccaccattctccgacgctcggtcaagtttgtgccttgaggaaaaggcgttggctgaaatgcacgatgactcgcccgcggctatggtggctaattccaaacgtgattttgatgactcttcttatctggaaaattctggtcgttctcaccatcatcggggcaaCAACAAAAATCgcggctctagcggcgggaataataacggcggtggccgtggttcgggcggcggcagtggcagccgacgccgtggaggacgcccctcaggtgaccagcagcagtggcaacatccctcctcaccgtggcagtggggttggatgcctcagtgggctcccccttgcccgtatcctaccacgcagtgggctcggccacagcagtagtggcagccgccatcttcttcgtctggcccgaggtcgctggcccagcctggcattttgggctcgcgaccacaacagcaggcatatgcagccgcgggccccccgacacaatggactccgacggatattgaatcggccatgcacacgatgacgttgaaccaacccgattcgaattggtatatggataccggcaccacgtcccatatgacatccacaaaaggtactctctcgtcttattttaatttgagcaatcgtaatactggcattgttgttggtaatggtaattcaattccaattcgaggttgtggtcatgctaaattgcctcccccgaacccttctttattgttaaacaatgttcttcatgcgccaaaactcataaagaatttgatatcggttcgtaaatttactactgataactatgtgagtgttgaatttgatccttatgggttttctgtgaaggatttccggacggggatggctctcatgagatgtaatagtaggggtgctctctatccattgtccaccttcaaattttccaccaattcaccgtcgacttttgctgccttgtcttctacccgttggcatgatcgtttgggccacccgagagcttctattttggattttcttaggcgtaataaaagcattgaatgtaatagttctagttcatctagtatttgtcattcttgcgttcttggtaaacatgttaagttttcatttgctagttctatttccgaaactttatttccatttgacattattcatagtgatttgtggacttctccaattttgagttctatgggccattgttattatgttctgtttttggatgattttaccaactatttgtggactttccctttggctagaaaatctgatgtttactcaaaattcatggattttaagacccatattcttactcaatttgaacgtcctatcaagaatgtccaatgtgataatgggagggaatatactaatagtcaattcggaaaattttgtgcatccaatgggatgtctttccgtctttcgtgtcctcatacatcctctcaaaatgggaaagcagaaagaaaaattcgttcactaaataatgtcatccggactcttcttgctcatgcctccattcctccatctttttggcatcatgcattgcaaatggcgatgtatctcattaatattttaccaagtaagctattgggtcacaaatcacctttagaggtcctttaccaacggaaaccatcttattctcatctccgagtctttgggtgtttatggtatcccctttttccgtctactactattcacaagttgcaccctcagtcaactccatgtgtctttttgggatatccaccaaaccatcgtggctacaaatgttttgatttatcctcaaataaaatcattatttgtcgtcatgttttatttgatgagactcaatttccgttttccaaaatccatactccggctcccacctcttatgacttccttgatgatggcctctctccttacttgatccatcatatagccgccagCCCTCCACCGCTGCCCTGTCCCCCTCCGTCGCTGCCCGTGACTCAGGACTACGCCGACCCCTCCCCACCTGGGCAGCAGCCTCCATCGTCCTCTATGCAAGACCAGTCCGCCCCTCTCCCCCACCAGCTTCCCACCACCCCGCAAAACTCGACCATTTCTCCacctgtccagcccaatacccacacacgcatggtcacttgtagtcagcgcgggattttcaaacccaagcacccatttaatctacatgcgacggttaccaagtcccccatacctcgtaaaccgttggatgcgctacgtgacccgaattgaaaattggccatggatgatgaatatgatgctcttattaaaaataagacgtgggatttggtaccccgtccacctaatgtgaatgttattcggtctatgtggatttttactcataaagaaaagtctaatggtgattttgagaggcataaagcccgtcttgtaggtgatggcaaaacacagcaggttggcattgattgtggtgagactttcagtccggtcgtgaagccagcaacgatctacactgtcttaagtctagctctatcTATACATTgtcccattcatcagttggatgtcaaaaatgcatttcttcatggcgatctcaaggagacggtttatatgcatcagcctatgggttttagagacccatctcgtcccgattatgtgtgtttgttgcgcaagtccttatatgggcttacaCAGGCACctagagcttggtataaaagatttgctgactttgtttcttccattggttttgctaatagcaggtctgaccactccttgttcatctatcgcaaagggcaccacttggcttacattttactatatgtggatgatattattcttactgcctcttcagatgctctccgttgttctattatgggccttcttggctcagaatttgctatgaaggacttaggtcctttgaactattttcttggcattgcggtgacccgtcacaagggtggtatgtttctatcacaacgaagttatgctacagacattattgaacgtgcaggaatgtcctcgtgtaagccttcttccactccggttgacactaaaccaaaggtcagtgcctcttctggcgatctgtgtgacgatcccacccatttccggagccttgcaagtgctcttcagtatcttaccttcaccagaccggatatttcttatgccgtacagcagatttgtcttcatatgcatgctccacgagatacacatatgcttgctcttaagcggattattcggtatattcagggtactcttgatcatggtttgcatctctactcatcttcagttactgatttggtttcatacactgatgctgattgggggggatgtccagacaccagacgctcgacgtcgggttattgcgtgtttttgggagataatttgatatcctggtcatctaagcgccaacctactctttcccgctctagtgcggaagcagaatataggggggttgctaatgttgtctctgaatcatgttggatacgtaacctcctcttggaactacattgtccgatccctaaggctactttagtttattgtgataatgtcagtgccatttatctgtcaggaaatccagtccaacatcagcgcaccaagcacattgagatggatatacattttgttcgtgaaaaggtggcgcgcggccacgtccgtgtccttcatgttccgtcccgatatcagctcgccgatattttcactaaaggactgccacaggtcttatttgaagattttcgggacagtctcagcgttcgtaaacctcccgtttcgactgcgggggtgtgataaatagtgtaaatatgtagtaaaagaatattttgtaaatcttctattttaggttagtatagtttgtatcctaataggacattgtaactatggtatatttgccaactcaatcaatgagaataatcacggaattaatctctttcagtgCATGTTTACAACAATAAGATTTTATTAGTTTTTGCAAAGCATTGAGCTTTTTGGGGAAATCATTACTTCCTCATAACATCTTTTTATTAGATATATGTTTCTTACTATAAAGATGTTCATCCTAGAGATCAATTCATAGTACATCAATCATAACAACAGAGTTATATTTGTGAATTTGAAGCGATTTCAATCATCCCATTGATGCCTCTGAGATTCAAAGCATTTTGATATCCTATCATTTTCAAACAACATTGTTTTACACATGTCAAAACACGATTAATTATAAAGATACTATTAATTACTTGGATTTCATGTATCTTCACAGTGGTATGTTTGAACTCAGCCTCGATTGATTCTGTCACTCAGAAATATTTTAGAAGGTATGCTAcgtattattcttgttatttcgtGTTATTTTAA from Lycium barbarum isolate Lr01 chromosome 10, ASM1917538v2, whole genome shotgun sequence includes:
- the LOC132614958 gene encoding uncharacterized protein LOC132614958, with amino-acid sequence MMAQTGQRPGRAQIYLATHKNQDGVYVNEAAKEICEKIELALSQSTIDESQISRNDVVGKVLGEEHSGRVRCLGLGPIPSKVFKQARPRFGGTSASRSEGSCSSQCQQNHKKMINAQEKMMNAFKAYMIMKEGTIPEQFAGFFASSSAVSPTTPSDAASGSLSPMDARRSCGDSNPSDNR